One Sanguibacter keddieii DSM 10542 genomic window carries:
- a CDS encoding diacylglycerol/lipid kinase family protein, producing the protein MTLEAWLLIAAIVVSLTAITLAVLVLRSQRTLGSAVAAPQAPAAEPTEDDAPRGPQLAFVANPSKNGAEQLKAALMSRCTAEGLPDPMWLETTVEDPGLGQTREALAKGADVVVAVGGDGTVRAVAQGMADSGKPMALLPLGTGNLLARNLDISVTDRDDAFDIVLHGIDRKIDVGWLRVDEPAAPRDKDREGNGPADTGTHIFLVIAGLGFDAAMVADADDTLKSKVGWIAYFVAGVKHLHGRRTEMTITLDDRPPITTRLRSLMVGNCGRLPGGITLIPDAIIDDGIHDIAAIDTRGGLMGWVQLFGEVVMQGFGVSNDLPNKIGRIDHTRAKDVHLEVPEGEQVQVDGDVLGRARAVTTWVDPSALVVRAPAPRLSPR; encoded by the coding sequence ATGACACTCGAAGCGTGGCTGCTGATCGCAGCGATCGTCGTCTCCCTGACGGCCATCACCCTCGCGGTCCTCGTCCTCCGGTCGCAGCGCACGCTCGGGAGCGCCGTCGCGGCCCCGCAGGCGCCTGCCGCCGAGCCGACCGAGGACGACGCACCACGCGGCCCCCAGCTGGCCTTCGTGGCGAACCCCTCGAAGAACGGCGCGGAGCAGCTCAAGGCCGCGCTCATGTCGCGCTGCACCGCCGAGGGGCTCCCCGACCCGATGTGGCTCGAGACCACCGTCGAGGACCCGGGTCTCGGCCAGACGCGCGAGGCTCTCGCGAAGGGCGCTGACGTCGTGGTCGCCGTCGGCGGCGACGGCACCGTCCGTGCGGTCGCGCAGGGCATGGCCGACTCCGGCAAGCCCATGGCGCTGCTCCCCCTCGGCACGGGCAACCTGCTCGCGCGCAACCTCGACATCTCCGTGACGGACCGCGACGACGCCTTCGATATCGTGCTGCACGGCATCGACCGCAAGATCGACGTCGGCTGGCTGCGTGTCGACGAGCCCGCCGCGCCCCGCGACAAGGACCGCGAGGGCAACGGCCCCGCCGACACCGGCACGCACATCTTCCTGGTCATCGCCGGCCTCGGCTTCGACGCCGCGATGGTGGCCGACGCCGACGACACCCTCAAGTCGAAGGTCGGGTGGATCGCGTACTTCGTGGCCGGCGTGAAGCACCTGCACGGCCGCCGGACCGAGATGACCATCACCCTCGACGACCGCCCGCCGATCACCACGCGCCTGCGCAGCCTCATGGTCGGGAACTGCGGCCGCCTGCCCGGCGGCATCACGCTGATCCCCGACGCGATCATCGACGACGGGATCCACGACATCGCGGCGATCGACACGCGCGGTGGCCTGATGGGCTGGGTCCAGCTGTTCGGCGAGGTCGTCATGCAGGGCTTCGGCGTCTCCAACGACCTGCCCAACAAGATCGGCCGCATCGACCACACCCGCGCCAAGGACGTGCACCTCGAGGTCCCCGAGGGCGAGCAGGTCCAGGTCGACGGCGATGTCCTGGGCCGTGCCCGGGCGGTCACCACCTGGGTCGACCCGAGCGCCCTCGTGGTGCGCGCCCCCGCGCCGCGCCTCAGCCCGCGGTAG
- a CDS encoding complex I subunit 5 family protein, producing MTDLPVLLVLLPLVGAVVTALAPARRTVAITVAVAQLGLAVTAAVTVLRDGPVETAPGGWDPPLGIALRLDGLAAGVGLLVGVVVLAVFVHAAITPSAAGSRSYWPLALVTVAGLQAVLVAADLFTVYVALELMTVGAVALVALGGQKALAPALRYLLVAVLGSFAFLVAVALVYGQTGVLTLDIAAADLPQGAALATTLALVTVGLGIKTALFPLHAWLPGAHAAAPTAVSPLLSALVVKGAFVVLLRVWAALGGDAGLATVVGVLATAAVVWGGVAALRQTQLKRLVAYSTVAQVGYFFLLIPLATAGLAAGASAAEVEVARLAWQGAILMLLSHGLAKAAMFLTAGTLSAAAGSGDVDGLRGVAAKAPTTVLTFAVAGVCLAGLPPSLAFVGKWQLMDAALTTGAWWVVVTLLVGGLLTAAATARVVMVAMRPADEEEAVEADATAATPGRPVGAWETWPAISLTIVAVATGVGSAWLAELVTVGSVVAS from the coding sequence ATGACTGACCTCCCCGTCCTGCTCGTCCTGCTGCCGCTGGTCGGTGCCGTGGTGACCGCGCTCGCGCCCGCCCGGCGGACCGTGGCGATCACGGTCGCCGTCGCCCAGCTGGGCCTCGCGGTCACGGCTGCGGTCACCGTCCTGCGCGACGGCCCTGTCGAGACCGCCCCGGGCGGCTGGGACCCGCCGCTCGGCATCGCGCTCCGGCTCGACGGGCTCGCCGCCGGCGTCGGGCTGCTCGTCGGGGTGGTCGTGCTCGCCGTCTTCGTGCACGCGGCCATCACCCCGTCGGCGGCCGGGAGCCGCTCGTACTGGCCGCTCGCCCTCGTCACCGTCGCGGGCCTGCAGGCCGTCCTCGTCGCGGCGGACCTCTTCACCGTCTACGTCGCGCTCGAGCTCATGACCGTCGGCGCGGTCGCCCTCGTGGCGCTCGGTGGCCAGAAGGCGCTGGCCCCCGCGCTGCGCTACCTGCTCGTCGCCGTGCTCGGGTCCTTCGCGTTCCTCGTCGCGGTCGCGCTCGTCTACGGCCAGACCGGGGTCCTGACCCTCGACATCGCCGCCGCCGACCTGCCGCAGGGTGCGGCCCTCGCGACGACCCTCGCCCTGGTGACCGTCGGGCTCGGCATCAAGACCGCGCTCTTCCCCCTGCACGCGTGGCTGCCCGGCGCCCACGCCGCTGCCCCGACCGCCGTCAGCCCTCTGCTCTCCGCCCTCGTCGTCAAGGGGGCCTTCGTGGTCCTGCTGCGCGTCTGGGCGGCGCTCGGCGGCGACGCCGGCCTCGCGACGGTGGTCGGGGTGCTCGCGACCGCGGCTGTCGTGTGGGGCGGGGTCGCGGCGCTGCGCCAGACGCAGCTCAAGCGCCTCGTCGCCTACTCGACCGTGGCGCAGGTCGGCTACTTCTTCCTCCTGATCCCCCTCGCCACCGCTGGCCTCGCCGCCGGTGCCTCCGCGGCCGAGGTGGAGGTCGCGCGTCTCGCCTGGCAGGGCGCGATCCTCATGCTGCTGTCGCACGGCCTCGCCAAGGCCGCGATGTTCCTCACCGCCGGGACCCTGTCGGCAGCGGCCGGCAGCGGTGACGTCGACGGGCTGCGCGGCGTCGCCGCGAAGGCCCCCACCACCGTCCTCACCTTCGCAGTAGCGGGGGTGTGCCTGGCCGGCCTGCCCCCGTCCCTCGCCTTCGTCGGCAAGTGGCAGCTCATGGACGCCGCCCTGACCACCGGGGCGTGGTGGGTCGTCGTGACCCTCCTCGTCGGCGGGCTGCTCACCGCGGCCGCGACGGCGCGGGTCGTCATGGTCGCGATGCGACCCGCCGACGAGGAGGAGGCGGTGGAGGCGGACGCGACCGCCGCGACCCCGGGTCGGCCGGTCGGAGCGTGGGAGACCTGGCCGGCGATCTCCCTGACGATCGTCGCCGTCGCGACCGGCGTCGGGTCGGCCTGGCTGGCCGAGCTCGTGACCGTGGGGTCGGTGGTGGCCTCGTGA
- a CDS encoding glycosyltransferase family 2 protein: MGESGPDDGRATDGAPEGGTAAPVRRARSAVHHLTPRERARQRVAVIIPAKDEVRRIAATVRAARAIPHVDLVLVVDDGSEDGTQDVARDAGAVVVRHSHNRGKAAAMETGAAIVAMRDAPGRPARLLLFIDGDLAESAVNTAPLVAPVREGEADMAIALLPPQPGAGGRGIVVGAARRAIASMTGWTPVQPLSGMRCLTREAFEAATPLARGWGVETGLTIDLVRLGYVAVEVPCDLRHRPSGTDLRGQLHRASQYRDVLLAVNARKVRAVGDAVRGVGSRRER; this comes from the coding sequence ATGGGTGAGTCAGGACCGGACGACGGCCGTGCGACGGACGGTGCCCCCGAGGGCGGCACCGCGGCGCCGGTCCGCCGGGCGCGCTCGGCCGTGCACCATCTCACGCCGCGCGAGCGGGCACGCCAGCGCGTGGCCGTGATCATCCCGGCCAAGGACGAGGTCCGGCGGATCGCGGCGACGGTCCGCGCCGCCCGGGCCATCCCGCACGTCGACCTGGTCCTCGTGGTCGACGACGGCAGCGAGGACGGGACCCAGGACGTCGCCCGCGACGCCGGGGCCGTCGTCGTGCGCCACTCGCACAACCGCGGCAAGGCCGCGGCGATGGAGACCGGTGCGGCGATCGTCGCGATGCGCGACGCGCCCGGTCGCCCGGCACGCCTCCTCCTGTTCATCGACGGTGACCTCGCGGAGTCCGCCGTCAACACGGCGCCGCTCGTCGCACCCGTCCGGGAGGGAGAGGCCGACATGGCCATCGCCCTCCTGCCGCCGCAGCCGGGGGCGGGCGGCCGCGGCATCGTCGTCGGTGCGGCCCGCCGCGCCATCGCGTCGATGACCGGGTGGACCCCGGTCCAGCCGCTGTCGGGCATGCGCTGCCTGACCCGCGAGGCCTTCGAGGCCGCGACGCCCCTCGCCCGCGGCTGGGGCGTCGAGACCGGCCTGACCATCGACCTCGTACGGCTCGGCTACGTCGCCGTCGAGGTGCCCTGCGACCTCCGCCACCGCCCGTCGGGCACGGACCTGCGCGGCCAGCTGCACCGGGCGTCGCAGTACCGGGACGTGCTGCTCGCGGTCAACGCGCGCAAGGTGCGAGCCGTCGGCGACGCCGTCCGCGGCGTCGGCAGCCGTCGAGAGCGCTGA
- a CDS encoding Na(+)/H(+) antiporter subunit B, translating to MSWETALDVLLATSVLGVAVATLFAPRRTSSVMLFLVLGLLLVLVWTRLGAPDVALAEAAIASGVTGALLVSALTRRSAAGSAEAPRGGWRSAAAELAVAGTGGVLLGGVLVGAARDGLRPDRLGDLALDVDGVVDQPVTTVLLDLRALDTLLEVAVLAAAVLAALAVHREGESSIGIRSDTRPVLVSFVRLTTPVVLLLTGWFLVAGSSRPGGAFQAGAVLAGAALLLLLTGRKDLVPTGRWLRPAVVLGLAVFLAAAVLTRLVEGGWLDLPASWGVTVVLVVETALVVSIAAGLTVLVVLSRPRYVDAAASTESLGGTEPADAPARQTEELT from the coding sequence GTGAGCTGGGAGACCGCCCTCGACGTCCTGCTCGCGACGAGCGTGCTGGGTGTCGCCGTCGCGACCCTCTTCGCCCCGAGGCGCACCTCCTCGGTCATGCTCTTCCTCGTGCTGGGCCTGCTGCTCGTCCTCGTGTGGACGCGGCTCGGTGCCCCCGACGTGGCCCTCGCCGAGGCGGCGATCGCGTCGGGCGTCACCGGGGCGCTCCTCGTCTCGGCGCTCACCCGCCGCTCGGCCGCCGGGTCTGCCGAGGCGCCCCGCGGCGGCTGGCGCTCGGCCGCCGCCGAGCTCGCCGTCGCGGGTACCGGCGGGGTGCTGCTGGGCGGCGTCCTCGTGGGCGCCGCACGCGACGGGCTGCGCCCGGACCGGCTCGGCGACCTCGCGCTCGACGTCGACGGGGTGGTCGACCAACCGGTCACCACCGTGCTCCTCGACCTGCGCGCCCTCGACACGCTCCTCGAGGTCGCCGTCCTCGCCGCGGCCGTGCTCGCCGCTCTCGCCGTCCACCGCGAAGGAGAGTCCTCGATCGGGATCCGGTCCGACACGCGTCCCGTGCTCGTGAGCTTCGTGCGTCTCACCACCCCCGTGGTGCTGCTGCTGACCGGGTGGTTCCTCGTCGCCGGCTCGTCCCGCCCGGGGGGCGCCTTCCAGGCCGGCGCGGTGCTCGCGGGCGCGGCCCTGCTGCTGCTCCTCACCGGACGCAAGGACCTCGTCCCCACCGGGCGGTGGCTGCGACCGGCCGTCGTGCTGGGGCTCGCGGTGTTCCTCGCCGCCGCGGTGCTCACGCGCCTGGTCGAGGGTGGCTGGCTCGACCTGCCCGCGTCGTGGGGCGTCACCGTCGTCCTGGTCGTCGAGACCGCTCTCGTGGTGAGCATCGCCGCCGGCCTCACCGTCCTCGTGGTGCTCTCTCGACCCCGCTACGTCGACGCGGCCGCGTCCACCGAGAGCCTCGGGGGCACCGAGCCCGCCGACGCACCCGCGCGACAGACGGAGGAGCTCACGTGA
- a CDS encoding response regulator transcription factor, whose product MRILVVDDEVVMTRALRRGLGAEGFAVDVAHDGRTGLDLARDGAYDAIVLDIMLPGLSGYDVLQTLRAEEVWTPVLLLSAKDGDHDVADGLDVGADDYLTKPFAFVVLVARLRALLRRGAVPRPVVLTVGDVALDPASHVVTLRGEPVATTAREFALLEYLLRRPGQVVGKVELRDHVWDGDGEDLNVVEVYVGYLRRKLGRDVVATVRGAGYRVDG is encoded by the coding sequence ATGCGCATCCTGGTGGTCGACGACGAGGTGGTGATGACCCGCGCGCTGCGGCGCGGGTTGGGGGCCGAGGGCTTCGCCGTCGACGTCGCGCACGACGGCCGGACCGGGCTCGACCTGGCCCGCGACGGCGCGTACGACGCGATCGTCCTCGACATCATGCTGCCCGGGCTCTCCGGCTACGACGTCCTGCAGACGCTGCGCGCCGAGGAGGTGTGGACCCCCGTCCTGCTGCTCAGCGCCAAGGACGGCGACCACGACGTCGCCGACGGGCTCGACGTCGGCGCCGACGACTACCTCACCAAGCCCTTCGCCTTCGTGGTGCTCGTGGCACGCCTGCGGGCGCTGCTGCGGCGCGGAGCCGTGCCCCGCCCGGTGGTGCTCACCGTCGGGGACGTGGCCCTCGACCCCGCGAGCCACGTCGTGACGCTCCGTGGGGAGCCGGTGGCGACCACCGCCCGGGAGTTCGCGCTCCTCGAGTACCTGCTGCGACGCCCCGGGCAGGTGGTCGGCAAGGTCGAGCTGCGCGACCACGTGTGGGACGGGGACGGCGAGGACCTCAACGTCGTCGAGGTGTACGTCGGGTACCTGCGCCGCAAGCTCGGGCGTGACGTCGTCGCGACGGTCCGCGGCGCCGGGTACCGCGTGGACGGGTGA
- a CDS encoding sensor domain-containing protein yields MRTSRTAVIAVAAALVLAGCSDSSSPDPEATSQSAEPTASPSATESAEPTQEPSEEPSESAEPTEDPTEPDGPVTALPATVLLPQAELFPEEGPRTEFEGLVDWVFPVSCGVGGPETALVMQSVSQGDGTFEVPVGHHQVAVFADADAAVAEADRVTAALEACAGPGDDGQSRLVTEPVDVGAQGVALVVDYYGVLEANGDEGTLGYVTAVTRRGNAVTLVSSEGGESSVGASRERVVGELGAAWDLLCDFDSAGC; encoded by the coding sequence ATGAGAACCTCACGGACCGCAGTCATCGCCGTCGCCGCCGCGCTCGTCCTCGCCGGGTGCTCCGACAGCAGCTCGCCGGACCCCGAGGCGACGTCGCAGAGCGCCGAGCCGACGGCGAGCCCGTCGGCGACCGAGAGCGCCGAGCCGACGCAGGAACCCTCCGAGGAGCCGAGCGAGAGCGCCGAGCCGACAGAGGACCCGACAGAGCCCGACGGCCCGGTCACCGCCCTCCCCGCCACGGTCCTGCTGCCCCAGGCCGAGCTGTTCCCCGAAGAGGGGCCGCGCACGGAGTTCGAGGGGCTCGTGGACTGGGTCTTCCCGGTCTCCTGCGGCGTCGGCGGTCCCGAGACCGCGCTCGTGATGCAGTCGGTCTCCCAGGGTGACGGCACCTTCGAGGTGCCGGTCGGGCACCACCAGGTGGCCGTGTTCGCCGACGCGGACGCCGCCGTCGCAGAGGCAGACCGCGTCACGGCGGCCCTCGAGGCCTGCGCCGGGCCGGGGGACGACGGGCAGTCGAGGCTCGTCACCGAGCCCGTCGACGTCGGTGCGCAGGGCGTGGCACTGGTGGTCGACTACTACGGCGTCCTCGAGGCGAACGGCGACGAGGGCACCCTCGGCTACGTCACCGCGGTGACCCGCCGGGGCAACGCGGTCACGCTCGTGTCCTCCGAGGGTGGCGAGAGCAGCGTCGGGGCGTCGCGCGAGCGCGTGGTCGGCGAGCTCGGCGCCGCGTGGGACCTGCTCTGCGACTTCGACTCCGCAGGCTGCTGA
- a CDS encoding cation:proton antiporter, with protein MILDVLTVVLVTAGCLFVTAGTVGLLRFGDLLQRLHALTKADNLGLGLIVLGLVLQTSNPAVAVKLVLLWVLALLAAATNSALLARDAELTGEHR; from the coding sequence ATGATCCTCGACGTGCTGACCGTGGTCCTCGTGACGGCCGGCTGTCTCTTCGTCACCGCCGGGACCGTCGGTCTGCTGCGCTTCGGCGACCTGCTGCAGCGCCTGCACGCCCTCACCAAGGCGGACAACCTGGGCCTCGGGCTCATCGTGCTCGGCCTCGTGCTGCAGACCTCGAACCCCGCCGTCGCCGTCAAGCTCGTGCTGCTGTGGGTCCTCGCGCTCCTCGCCGCCGCGACCAACAGCGCGCTCCTCGCCCGCGACGCCGAGCTCACGGGAGAGCACCGGTGA
- a CDS encoding NADH-quinone oxidoreductase subunit K, with protein MTGPELFLALGAVVTLLGAVRLLTTPDSMRRVVALNVTGAGTLLILVALSATGPGEPDPVLQALALTGIVITISVTGLALVLVRRIEDGDDDD; from the coding sequence GTGACCGGGCCGGAGCTGTTCCTCGCCCTCGGTGCCGTCGTCACGCTGCTCGGCGCCGTCCGGCTGCTCACCACCCCCGACAGCATGCGCCGGGTCGTGGCGCTCAACGTCACCGGCGCGGGCACCCTGCTGATCCTCGTCGCCCTCTCCGCGACGGGCCCCGGTGAGCCCGACCCCGTCCTCCAGGCGCTCGCCCTCACCGGCATCGTCATCACCATCTCGGTCACCGGGCTCGCCCTGGTGCTCGTCCGACGCATCGAGGACGGAGACGACGATGACTGA
- a CDS encoding ABC transporter permease yields the protein MSPADTLTTDRPSPAAGREDDDASTAQRRGATGRLLRSELRLVFGRKRNLVLLAGLALIPVIIGVVVLITQDTAVAGQGPPFLQKITSNGLFLVLTSIFSCLPLLLPLTVAIVSGDAIAGEAQAGTLRYLLVTPVPRTRMLLVKAAGGLAFAAAAVLTIAVVGLVVGGVFFGFGEVTLLSGDQVSTADGMLRTLGITAYVILSLTGLVAVGLFFSTLTEVPVAAMAATIVVPVVSTVLGALPQLSAIHGGLLTFHWFDFGEFMRLDVDYSTLGQGLAVQAAWVAIFGTLAWSRFTTADVTS from the coding sequence ATGTCGCCCGCTGACACGCTCACGACAGACCGCCCCTCCCCCGCTGCCGGGAGGGAAGACGACGACGCGTCGACCGCCCAGCGCCGCGGCGCGACCGGACGGCTGCTGCGCAGCGAGCTGCGGCTCGTCTTCGGGCGCAAGCGCAACCTCGTGCTGCTCGCCGGGCTCGCGCTCATCCCCGTCATCATCGGCGTGGTCGTCCTCATCACCCAGGACACCGCGGTCGCCGGGCAGGGACCGCCGTTCCTGCAGAAGATCACCAGCAACGGCCTGTTCCTGGTGCTCACCTCGATCTTCAGCTGCCTGCCCCTGCTGCTGCCGCTGACCGTCGCGATCGTCTCGGGCGACGCGATCGCCGGCGAGGCCCAGGCCGGGACGCTCCGGTACCTGCTGGTCACCCCGGTGCCGCGGACCCGCATGCTGCTCGTCAAGGCGGCCGGCGGCCTCGCCTTCGCCGCTGCCGCCGTCCTGACCATCGCGGTCGTCGGGCTCGTGGTCGGCGGGGTCTTCTTCGGCTTCGGCGAGGTCACCCTGCTCTCGGGCGACCAGGTCTCGACGGCCGACGGCATGCTGCGGACCCTCGGGATCACCGCCTACGTGATCCTCTCGCTCACCGGGCTGGTGGCCGTCGGGCTCTTCTTCTCGACCCTGACCGAGGTGCCCGTGGCCGCCATGGCCGCCACCATCGTCGTCCCGGTCGTCAGCACGGTGCTCGGCGCCCTCCCCCAGCTGTCTGCGATCCACGGCGGGCTGCTGACCTTCCACTGGTTCGACTTCGGCGAGTTCATGCGGCTCGACGTCGACTACTCGACCCTCGGGCAGGGCCTGGCGGTGCAGGCCGCGTGGGTCGCGATCTTCGGCACGCTCGCCTGGAGCCGCTTCACGACGGCCGACGTCACGTCCTGA
- a CDS encoding LolA family protein → MATRRALSNRARWGVPVVTAAVVAGAFTLPSALASTDTPDLADITASELAEKVASATPVPVSGTVVMTTRLGLPDLNLAQVQGAGPLDLLGGSSTVRVWSDGDGKARSSLLGDLSEYTVVTDGGSAWTYSSSDDEAVHYAVAPEDQAALDELKASAEELDPAVVGDLPTPQAVAEQALAYADETSEVTVLPATQVAGRDAYQLELSPDSDATLVDRVLVAVDAETSVPLRAQVWSTQDPVTPAVEIAFTDISYDTVDPTVFDFTPPPGATTRDVVVPLPETTTLPEPGSTTKPEGAPGTRVIGTGWESVVELTDVDLQALISGGAAEEDLRTGLEGTFGSESTDQLMTDLLGDSSDRADMTTLDPQALLDQLTTDVPEGQLITSSLLTVLLTDDGRVYAGAVPAETLQALAR, encoded by the coding sequence ATGGCAACTCGACGAGCACTCTCGAACCGCGCCCGGTGGGGCGTCCCCGTGGTGACGGCGGCCGTGGTGGCCGGCGCGTTCACCCTCCCCTCGGCGCTCGCGTCGACCGACACCCCTGACCTCGCCGACATCACGGCGTCCGAGCTCGCCGAGAAGGTCGCGTCGGCCACGCCGGTGCCCGTCTCCGGGACCGTGGTCATGACCACGCGCCTCGGACTGCCGGACCTCAACCTCGCGCAGGTGCAGGGCGCCGGACCGCTCGACCTCCTCGGCGGCAGCTCGACCGTCCGCGTGTGGAGCGACGGCGACGGCAAGGCCCGGTCGTCCCTCCTCGGCGACCTGTCGGAGTACACCGTCGTCACCGACGGCGGGTCCGCCTGGACCTACTCGAGCAGCGACGACGAGGCCGTCCACTACGCGGTGGCCCCCGAGGACCAGGCGGCCCTCGACGAGCTCAAGGCCTCTGCCGAAGAGCTCGACCCGGCAGTCGTGGGCGACCTGCCCACCCCGCAGGCCGTGGCCGAGCAGGCCCTCGCCTACGCCGACGAGACCTCCGAGGTGACCGTCCTCCCCGCGACCCAGGTCGCCGGCCGCGACGCCTACCAGCTCGAGCTGAGCCCCGACTCCGACGCGACCCTCGTGGACCGCGTGCTCGTCGCGGTCGACGCCGAGACCTCTGTCCCGCTGCGCGCCCAGGTGTGGAGCACCCAGGATCCGGTCACCCCGGCCGTCGAGATCGCCTTCACCGACATCTCCTACGACACCGTCGACCCGACGGTCTTCGACTTCACGCCGCCTCCCGGGGCGACCACCCGTGACGTCGTGGTCCCGCTGCCCGAGACCACCACGCTCCCCGAGCCCGGATCCACCACGAAGCCCGAGGGCGCTCCCGGCACCCGCGTGATCGGCACCGGCTGGGAGTCCGTGGTCGAGCTCACCGACGTCGACCTCCAGGCGCTGATCTCCGGCGGTGCCGCCGAGGAAGACCTCCGCACCGGGCTCGAGGGCACCTTCGGCTCCGAGAGCACCGACCAGCTGATGACCGACCTGCTGGGCGACTCGAGCGACCGCGCCGACATGACGACGCTCGACCCGCAGGCGCTGCTCGACCAGCTGACGACCGACGTCCCCGAGGGCCAGCTCATCACGTCCTCGCTGCTCACGGTCCTGCTGACCGACGACGGCCGCGTCTACGCCGGCGCCGTCCCGGCCGAGACCCTCCAGGCCCTGGCCCGGTGA
- a CDS encoding ABC transporter ATP-binding protein encodes MPSRTAGPGLARAASTSTDAAIRTHGLTKRFRSGQVAVDGIDIEVPRGAVYGFLGPNGSGKTTTIRMLLGLVGPTDGYAELLGERMPDASASVLPRVGALVEGPAFHPYLSGRANLERLDAADGTTRRSTRAARIDASLARLGLGAAASKPYRQYSLGMKQRLGLAAALLRPRDLLILDEPTNGLDPQGTREVRHLVRELADAGTTVLVSSHLLTEIEQVCTHIGIMSKGHLVLQGPRETVTEAHETVVVVTTSPDHRGSAVEVLTGLGLTAPEVAGTTVTAALGDVPPERVSVALVHAGVDLLGLEVHRPSLESVFVRLTGEGFDVAR; translated from the coding sequence GTGCCCAGCCGGACCGCCGGGCCCGGCCTCGCGCGCGCCGCCAGCACCTCGACCGACGCCGCGATCCGCACGCACGGCCTCACCAAGCGCTTCCGCTCGGGCCAGGTGGCCGTGGACGGGATCGACATCGAGGTCCCGCGCGGGGCGGTCTACGGGTTCCTCGGGCCCAACGGCTCCGGGAAGACCACGACCATCCGCATGCTCCTCGGGCTGGTCGGCCCGACCGACGGCTACGCCGAGCTCCTCGGCGAGCGCATGCCGGACGCGAGCGCCTCGGTGCTGCCCCGCGTCGGGGCCCTGGTCGAGGGCCCTGCCTTCCACCCGTACCTCAGCGGCCGCGCCAACCTCGAGCGCCTCGACGCGGCCGACGGCACCACCCGCCGGTCGACGCGCGCTGCACGGATCGACGCGTCTCTCGCGCGTCTGGGTCTGGGCGCCGCGGCCTCCAAGCCCTACCGCCAGTACTCGTTGGGCATGAAGCAGCGGCTCGGCCTCGCGGCCGCCCTGCTGCGCCCCCGCGACCTGCTGATCCTCGACGAGCCGACCAACGGCCTCGACCCGCAGGGCACCCGCGAGGTCCGGCACCTCGTCCGCGAGCTCGCCGACGCCGGCACCACGGTCCTGGTCTCGTCGCACCTGCTCACCGAGATCGAGCAGGTGTGCACGCACATCGGCATCATGAGCAAGGGCCACCTGGTGCTCCAGGGGCCGCGCGAGACCGTGACCGAGGCGCACGAGACCGTCGTCGTGGTCACCACCTCGCCGGACCACCGCGGCTCGGCGGTCGAGGTGCTCACCGGTCTGGGGCTCACCGCCCCCGAGGTCGCCGGCACCACCGTCACCGCGGCGCTCGGCGACGTCCCGCCCGAGCGGGTCTCGGTCGCGCTCGTGCACGCCGGCGTCGACCTCCTGGGCCTCGAGGTCCACCGCCCCAGCCTCGAGAGCGTCTTCGTGCGCCTCACCGGAGAGGGATTCGATGTCGCCCGCTGA
- a CDS encoding DUF5926 family protein codes for MAKNTSPEFVLRPFEGLVGEADLVAMREVVPAATATARTTAEHGARDITFTTVLPGAWPSLHRADGAILVALQTHAGSGDASRDLAQTILDTIALEPGTSLTSTVLPGPGPRLQDILDPTAPFEVTVHEGFDYWLDPSAEITADVRESLAEANETIIETVKLGSVEHGYWCRMGAREYLRWAMAYDEDTVIDAVARLHARRESGFGGTKFLGAFRSSGIVIPVWELPKGSEAEDIEAAAAEFWPTFEAELKSTTPLDANARRARAGIVSRQVTLR; via the coding sequence ATGGCAAAGAACACGTCCCCGGAATTCGTGCTGCGTCCCTTCGAGGGCCTCGTCGGCGAGGCTGACCTCGTCGCGATGCGAGAGGTCGTCCCGGCCGCCACGGCGACCGCGCGGACCACCGCGGAGCACGGCGCGCGCGACATCACCTTCACCACCGTCCTGCCGGGGGCGTGGCCCTCGCTGCACCGTGCGGACGGCGCGATCCTCGTCGCGCTCCAGACCCACGCCGGGTCGGGCGACGCGAGCCGCGACCTCGCGCAGACCATCCTCGACACCATCGCGCTCGAGCCCGGCACCTCGCTCACCAGCACGGTGCTCCCCGGCCCGGGCCCGCGCCTGCAGGACATCCTCGACCCGACCGCGCCCTTCGAGGTGACGGTCCACGAGGGCTTCGACTACTGGCTCGACCCGTCCGCCGAGATCACCGCCGACGTGCGCGAGTCCCTCGCCGAGGCCAACGAGACCATCATCGAGACCGTGAAGCTGGGCTCCGTCGAGCACGGCTACTGGTGCCGCATGGGCGCCCGCGAGTACCTGCGCTGGGCCATGGCCTACGACGAGGACACCGTCATCGACGCGGTGGCCCGTCTGCACGCCCGCCGCGAGTCGGGGTTCGGCGGCACCAAGTTCCTCGGCGCGTTCCGTTCCTCCGGAATCGTCATCCCCGTGTGGGAGCTGCCGAAGGGATCAGAGGCCGAGGACATCGAGGCTGCGGCGGCCGAGTTCTGGCCGACCTTCGAGGCAGAGCTGAAGAGCACCACCCCGCTCGACGCGAACGCGCGTCGTGCCCGCGCCGGGATCGTGTCGCGGCAGGTCACCCTGCGCTGA